The Streptomyces halobius genomic interval GTGTCCACGCTGATCACCGGCACACCCGGTTGTCCCGGTGTCCCGGTGTCCCGGTGTGCGCGGGCCTGCGCGTTGAGATAGCGGAACTGGGCGTCGCGGTCTGCGTGCCGGCCGTGCTCCAGCGTCTTGGCGTCGGCCTGCAGACTGAAGCCTTCCTCCCGCAGCAGACTCGCGACGGTATCGGTGCTGGCCTTGTGCCCGGCCCGGGTCGGCTCCTGGGCCAGGGTGCGGGTCGACTTCCCGTCCACCGCAGCGGGGACATCGGATCGCCCCGCTCGTCCGGTTCGACCAGCGCCAGCAGCGCGGGCCGCAGCCCCGGATCGATATCCGCAGCCCGCTTGCGGACCCCGTCTGGGCCCCGTACCCGTCCCAGCGGCGCCTCGCCGGCCTCCAGCTCGAACACACCCTTGCGAACCGTGGTCTCGCTCACCGCCGCGGCCCGGGCGACGGCCCGGATGCCACCATGGCCCGCACCCGGGCCTCCGCGGCCATCAGCAACCGCCGCTGTCGCTCGTCCGGATGCGGGAACAACACCGCGAACTTCACAGCGAGTTGGCCACAGGCCCCGTCCGGGATGCGCATACCACACCAACGAGCTCCAGAACGGGAAGCAACACCTTGTTTCCCTCCAAGCCCTTGGACAGTCGGCCGCGGGCCCGCTCGTCGGACCGGGCGAGGAGACGGCGGCACGGCCACCGAGGCGTACGACGCGCATCCGTGCCCCGAACGACGGCCAGCACAGGCGCCCGATGCGCGTCCCTGCCCCGAACGGTGGCCAGCACAGGCGCCGCCTCGGGATGCCGTCTCGCGGCGGGTGCGGCGGGCGCCGGAACCGGTCACGCCGTGATCGGCGTAGTAGCAGGTGCGTGCCAGGTGCCGGGCGGGAGTGACGGTGCCGGATGCGGCGCAAGCAGCGTATTCGGGGGCCGACTTGAGGCACCGGACGCGGCTACAGTGAGGCGGGTTGGGGGCGGCACGGTCGCACGGCTCGGGTGAGGGAGGGCTGCGGTGGACGGCGGCACGGTGGGGCTGCGGATCGCATCGGCGGTGGTCGTACCGCTGCTCAGGCGTCTGCTGCTGCCGCCCGCGCGGGTGCCGGGGGCGGAGTTCGGCGACCGTCCGATTCCCCTCCGGCGGCTGCTGTCCTTCGCCAGGGAACACCGCACCCTCACCGAGGACGATCTGCACATTCTCGCCCGCGAGCTGGTCCGCCGCGCCGTACGGGCCGCCGGGCCGCACGATCCGCCGGTCGGCGCCGATGAGCACGACGCCGTCGGACAGGCGCTGACCCGCACCCTGCACGCTCTCGGCGATCTCGACATGGACGATGTGCACGCCTTCGCGCTCGGCCCCGAGCGGCTGGCCGCGGCGCTGTCCGGGAGCGCGGGCCCTGACACCCGACGGCTGCTCAGCGATGACGCCGCACGCTTCCACGACCGGCTCCTGGAGACGGCCTGCGTTCATCTCGTGCGCTTCTTCAGCCAGCAGCCGGGGTTCGCGGCCCGCGCCCAGATCGAGCAGAGCCGCGAAATCCGGGAGCAGAGCGAGAAGCTGGACGTGATGCTGCAGCGGCTGCCGGACAGCTCCCTCCGGGACGCGCGGTTCGAGGAGGAGTACGCCCGCTACGTCGTCGAGTGCCACGGCAGGCTCACGATCTACGGTGTCGATCTGCGGGAACCGGACGGCCAGGACTGGCCGTTGGAGACCGCGTATCTGAGCCTGGAGGCCATGCCGTACCGCGGTGGGGCCGATCCGGTGCCGGTGGTGAACGGCGAGCCGGGCGCCGACCGGGACACCGAGGCCGAGCGGGCCGCGGGCCCGGCCGAGGCGGTCCTCGCCAGCCACGACCGGGTGCTCCTGCGCGGGGTGGCGGGCACCGGCAAGACGACCCTGGTGCAGTGGCTGGCGCTGACCACGGCGCAGCAGGACCGGGTGCCCGGTGGCCTGTCGCAGCTGCTCGGGCGCGTCCCCTTCGTCCTGCCGTTGCGCACGTTGGCGCGCAAGGACGCCGAACTGCCGATGCCCGAGGACTTCCTGCGCTGGATCGGCTGTCCGCTGGTGGGCACCCAGCCCGACGGCTGGGCGGCGCGGGTGCTGCAGCACGGGCGCGGTGTGCTGCTGTTCGACGGGGCGGACGAGATCCCGAAGGACGACCGGATCCGCGTCCGGGCCTGGCTCAGGAAGCTGATGGCCGTCTTCCCCGGCAACCTGTGGCTGCTCACCACCCGTCCCTCGGCGCTGGAGCGGGGCTGGCTGGGGCGCGAGGGCTTCCAGGAGTTCACGCTCGCCGCGATGCGGCCGTCCGACATGAAGCGGTTCATCCGGCGCTGGCACACGGCGGCGGGCGCTTCGGAAGAGCTCGGCGAGTCACTGACGCTGTCGCTGCGCAGCAGCCCCGAGTTGAGCCGTCTGGCGACCAATCCGCTGATGTGCGGGCTGATCTGCGCCCTGCACCGGGAGCGCCGTGGTTTTCTGCCCCAGGGCCGTGCCTCCCTGTACGAGGCGGCGCTCTCCATGCTGCTGGAACGCCGTGATCTGGAGCGCGAGGTGTACGGCCGCGGCCGCAGGCCGGAGCTGGACGAGAAGGCGGCCACGGAGCCACTGCAGAGGCTGGCGTACTGGCTGATCCGCAATGAGCGCACACAACTGGACTGGCCGGACGCGGTGGACGTGGTGCGCCGGCTGCAGCCGTCGGTGCCCCGCCTCGCCGAGGTCGGGACGGCGGAGGAGGCACTGCAACTCCTCCTGGAGCGGTCCGGCCTGCTGCGCGAACCGGCCACCGGCGCCGTCAACTTCATCCACCGCACGTTCCAGGATTTCCTCGGCGCCAAGGCGGTGCTGGAGGAGCGCGATATCGGCATGCTGGTGAACAACGCGCATTTGGACCAGTGGGAGGACGTGGTGCAGATGGCCGTCGCCCAGGCCCGCCACCAGGAGCGCGCCGACCTGCTGACCCGCCTGCGGGAACGGGGGGACCGGGAGAAGGACGCCGCGGTGCAGGCCAGGCTGCGGCTCCTGGCGCTCGCCTCCCTCGAACAGGCCACCCGCCTGGAGCCGACGGTGCGCGAGGCCATCGAGGACCGGGCCGCGCGGATGCTGCCGCCGCGCAGCCTGCGCGAGGCCAGGTCACTGGCGCGTACGGGGCCCCTGCTGCTCGGTCTGCTGCCCGCGGCGAAGGATCTGACGGGCGACGAGGAGCTGGCCACCGTCCATGCGATCTGCCAGATCGGCGGGGACGCCGCCATCCCCCGGCTCCGGGAGTTCCTGCGCACCCACCAGCCCGCCGTGCGCGCTCAGCTCCTCGACCACTGGGACCGGTTCGACACGGAGGGGTACGCCGAGGAGATTGTGCGCCCTCTCCTCGCGGCGGCGCCCGACGAGGCGGTCACGGTGCGCTCGCGGGCCGAGCTGCACGCCCTGCGCTCCATGTCCGGGTACCAACGCGTGGGTCTTCACGGCGATTTCAGCCCGGAGGAGATCCGTACCTCGCTCGATCCGCGCCGGCTGCGTGAGCTGCGGCTGCGCAACACCCTGCAGCTGGAGGATCTCGATCTGCTCGCCGCCTTCCCCGAGCTGGAAACGCTCGTCCTGGAAGGATGCCGGAACGTCAAGGATCCGACGCCCCTGACCAGGCTGCCGCGCCTGGAACGGCTGGAACTGCGGGATCTCCCCCGGTTCGAGCCGCTGCTGAAGCTGGCGGACTGCCCGCGGCTGGAGGGGCTGCTCGTCGGGCCGGAGGTGCCCTGGCGTGGACTGCCCGACCTGCCCCGCGCCGCCGAGCTGCGGCTGCTGTCCCTGCCGCCGGCGGCGGCGCAGCTCGCGGGCGTCGTGGCGTGCCGGGGCCTTGAGCAGCTGCGACTGCAGGACGCGAGCGAGCGCCTGACGCCGGACGAATGGGGGTCGCTGATCGGCGAGTTGCCGAATCTGCGCACACTGACCCTCTCCCCTCAGCAACTGAGCATGCTGCTGTTCGCCCCGCGCACCCAGATCCCTCAGGTCACCCACCTGGATGTGCGGGCCAGGGCCGGTTCCCCGGTGCCGTTGCGCCGGATCGCCCTGCGCCTGCCGGGACTTGAGGAGATCCGTCTCTCACAGGTCGCGGAGCTCGATCTGGCTTCCCTCGCCGGGCTGCGCCGCCTGCGCCGGGTACGGCTCGCCTATCCCGGCGAGATCCGCGGGGCGGACGCGCTTCCGGAGAGCGTCGAACTCGACATCTATCCGCACCCCTGACACCGGACACCACCGGTCCCCGCCCTCGTACGCTGCGCGTCCCACTGGTCACAACCGCATGACACAGTCCCGGATTCACCTGGCGGGAGATGTGCGGCACCGGTAAGTTCTCCAGCTACAGGTGTAGTTGGTACGGATGTCAGCGGCTGTGTCTCGGGGGAGCGGTGCCGTCCGCCTCCGAGGCGCGTCTGCCGGTCAGCAACGGACAACGGAGGCGGGACGCAGCCAGATGCGCACATCGGAAGGCGACCCGCTGCCGCTGCCCGAGACCGGTGCCCCGTCCCGGTCCCGCCTCTACGGCCGTGATCCGCTGTTGCGCTCGCTCCTCCCCCGGCTGACGGGCCTGGCCTACGGCGAGCGGTCCCGTGCGCCCCGGGAGCACCGGGGCGACCTGCCCGTGGTGCTGGTGACGGGGCACCACGGCATGGGGCGCAGCGCCGTCCTCACGGCCCTGGCGGCGCACTACCGGGACCGGCTGCCGCTCGCGCACGTCCGGGCCGTGGCCACCGAGCCCGGCACCTTCCCGCCCGTCCAGGCCGACGGCACGGCCGCCGCCTCGACCTTCGTCGAGATCCTGGCAGAGCTGGTGTGCGGGCTCGCACCCGGGCTGCGCCGGCGCTTCCCCGTGCTGACGCCCGGACTGTTCGCGGTCTCCGGATGGCGGCTGGGCAACGCCGAGCAGCGGGACGCGGTATGCCTGCGGTACGCCCGGCTGCTGCGTGCCTGCCGCCTCGCCGACGGGGACGAGAACGCGCTGCGGCACACCTGGGCCACCGCCGTCGAAGGCCGGCTGGAGGCCGTCGGAGCGGCGGAGAGCCAGGACGCGATGGCGGCGGCGGGCCAGGACGCGGTGACCGCCGCCGTGGTGGCGGAGTACGCCGAGCGGTATCAGCCGGCCGCGGCGCAGGAGTGGTACCGGCGCCGATTTCCGCGCAGCGCGGAGGGGCAGGACCCGCTGGTGCTCCTCGGGGAGTGGTTCCAGCAGGGCGGCGACTTCCGGCATGCGGCCGAGCAGTCCCTGATGGCCGCTTTTCTGCATGATGTCGCCTCCTCCTACGGGCGGCTGCAGCGATGGAACCGTGAGCCCCGGCCGCTCGTCCTGCTCGACGACGCGCACCGCCCGGCCGGGCAGGACTTCCTCGACCTGCTCCTTGAGCACCGTGCGATGCCGGAACGCCCCGGCCACGAGGAGCTCGTCGTCGTGGCCACCCGGCTCGGCGGATTGCCCGAGAACGCACCCGCCGCGATCCGCCGCGATCTCCCGGACCTGGTGACGTCCTCCGGCTGGGAGCGCCAGGGCCTCGCCCCGTCCGCCGGTCTGCTCGCCGTTCCGCTCGCCCCGCTGAGCCGGGACGACATCCTGCCCCTCCTCGTACCGGACCGGCCCACCCGGCCACTGCACCCCTATCTGGCCTCCGCCGTGCACTCCCTGACCGGCGGGCATCCCGCGGCGACCACCGTGCTGTGCGCGGCGGTCCTGGACGCCACCAAGAAGGGCGTCAGCGTGGCCCCGCGCAATCTGCTCGAACTGCGCACTCCGGACGGCCGCCCCGTCACCGAAGCGCTGCTGGAACGGCTGCTTCCCGACCGGCGCCAGCGCGACCGGCTGACCCT includes:
- a CDS encoding NACHT domain-containing protein — its product is MDGGTVGLRIASAVVVPLLRRLLLPPARVPGAEFGDRPIPLRRLLSFAREHRTLTEDDLHILARELVRRAVRAAGPHDPPVGADEHDAVGQALTRTLHALGDLDMDDVHAFALGPERLAAALSGSAGPDTRRLLSDDAARFHDRLLETACVHLVRFFSQQPGFAARAQIEQSREIREQSEKLDVMLQRLPDSSLRDARFEEEYARYVVECHGRLTIYGVDLREPDGQDWPLETAYLSLEAMPYRGGADPVPVVNGEPGADRDTEAERAAGPAEAVLASHDRVLLRGVAGTGKTTLVQWLALTTAQQDRVPGGLSQLLGRVPFVLPLRTLARKDAELPMPEDFLRWIGCPLVGTQPDGWAARVLQHGRGVLLFDGADEIPKDDRIRVRAWLRKLMAVFPGNLWLLTTRPSALERGWLGREGFQEFTLAAMRPSDMKRFIRRWHTAAGASEELGESLTLSLRSSPELSRLATNPLMCGLICALHRERRGFLPQGRASLYEAALSMLLERRDLEREVYGRGRRPELDEKAATEPLQRLAYWLIRNERTQLDWPDAVDVVRRLQPSVPRLAEVGTAEEALQLLLERSGLLREPATGAVNFIHRTFQDFLGAKAVLEERDIGMLVNNAHLDQWEDVVQMAVAQARHQERADLLTRLRERGDREKDAAVQARLRLLALASLEQATRLEPTVREAIEDRAARMLPPRSLREARSLARTGPLLLGLLPAAKDLTGDEELATVHAICQIGGDAAIPRLREFLRTHQPAVRAQLLDHWDRFDTEGYAEEIVRPLLAAAPDEAVTVRSRAELHALRSMSGYQRVGLHGDFSPEEIRTSLDPRRLRELRLRNTLQLEDLDLLAAFPELETLVLEGCRNVKDPTPLTRLPRLERLELRDLPRFEPLLKLADCPRLEGLLVGPEVPWRGLPDLPRAAELRLLSLPPAAAQLAGVVACRGLEQLRLQDASERLTPDEWGSLIGELPNLRTLTLSPQQLSMLLFAPRTQIPQVTHLDVRARAGSPVPLRRIALRLPGLEEIRLSQVAELDLASLAGLRRLRRVRLAYPGEIRGADALPESVELDIYPHP
- a CDS encoding ATP-binding protein, with amino-acid sequence MRTSEGDPLPLPETGAPSRSRLYGRDPLLRSLLPRLTGLAYGERSRAPREHRGDLPVVLVTGHHGMGRSAVLTALAAHYRDRLPLAHVRAVATEPGTFPPVQADGTAAASTFVEILAELVCGLAPGLRRRFPVLTPGLFAVSGWRLGNAEQRDAVCLRYARLLRACRLADGDENALRHTWATAVEGRLEAVGAAESQDAMAAAGQDAVTAAVVAEYAERYQPAAAQEWYRRRFPRSAEGQDPLVLLGEWFQQGGDFRHAAEQSLMAAFLHDVASSYGRLQRWNREPRPLVLLDDAHRPAGQDFLDLLLEHRAMPERPGHEELVVVATRLGGLPENAPAAIRRDLPDLVTSSGWERQGLAPSAGLLAVPLAPLSRDDILPLLVPDRPTRPLHPYLASAVHSLTGGHPAATTVLCAAVLDATKKGVSVAPRNLLELRTPDGRPVTEALLERLLPDRRQRDRLTLLSLARDSTAAEALAGHLRLQGPDQLPANSATDYLEEQQWQQLTPPDRPLVTDALLQTLLVHEARRTSRGADDGRGWQEIHRFLRMHHAQRGESGEADALRHTLAAGNAETVVATLAEEFQSEQDAQAAAHWLRCLRYAATAPTPPAPPAGEWTDERTQVALGAHDGRYAELHEIERCINRLLHALWQVSEPHAEPDPDLCKAVGEELAFLSPRHPSWHAVLGQAARSWPAAARKKLPFPVPGQ